A stretch of Pseudophryne corroboree isolate aPseCor3 chromosome 9, aPseCor3.hap2, whole genome shotgun sequence DNA encodes these proteins:
- the LOC134958830 gene encoding putative nuclease HARBI1, translating to MEFFPDSVWVFIFAAYASESRRQWLEEHSADNITPNTNLQPARIPRPRFYPERRLLDGIREDRVVKLYRLSPSAIYELYELLHEDLDPKMPTNKAVPGMCKLLGALHFLASGTYQPTLAEVAGMSQATFSRSLSQFLKAILKHSGKFIKFPQCDAEWRAVKGDFYELANMPNVIGAIDCTHIAMTAPKQMEEYYRNRKFFHSLNVQMVCDANLRIMNVNARFPGSTHDAFILQQSAICRMFEEGAFPNGWLLGDAGYGNRSWLLTPLSNPHGTAGRRYQKAHKKTRVVIEQTFGVLKSRFRCLDRGKGLLLYSPAKVCSIVVACSILHNICIAKKLEMEIDPLVPLDMNLSSAVFDVVDLGSDTRQDVIAGFFSSCKCNLL from the exons ATGGAGTTTTTCCCAGATTCTGTGTGGGTGTTTATCTTTGCAGCCTATGCCAGTGAATCCAGAAGGCAATGGCTGGAGGAGCATAGTGCTGATAACATAACACCAAACACCAACCTGCAGCCAGCCCGTATCCCCCGGCCTCGTTTTTATCCAGAAAGACGTTTGCTAGATGGGATACGAGAGGATCGGGTGGTAAAGCTTTACCGCCTTTCTCCCTCAGCAATTTATGAGCTATATGAGCTCTTGCATGAGGATTTGGACCCCAAAATGCCCACAAACAAAGCAGTGCCTGGGATGTGTAAACTTCTCGGTGCATTGCATTTTTTGGCATCAGGCACATATCAGCCCACGTTAGCTGAAGTGGCTGGTATGTCTCAGGCAACGTTTTCCCGTTCCCTGAGCCAATTTCTCAAGGCTATATTAAAACACTCTGGGAAATTTATAAAATTTCCACAGTGTGATGCTGAGTGGCGTGCTGTGAAGGGGGATTTTTATGAGCTGGCGAATATGCCCAATGTGATTGGTGCAATAGACTGCACCCACATTGCGATGACAGCGCCAAAGCAAATGGAAGAATATTATCGCAACCGAAAATTTTTCCATTCGCTTAATGTCCAGATGGTTTGTGACGCAAACCTAAGGATAATGAATGTGAATGCCCGCTTTCCTGGGTCCACTCACGATGCTTTTATCTTGCAGCAGTCTGCAATCTGCCGTATGTTTGAAGAGGGTGCTTTTCCAAATGGCTGGTTGTTAG GTGATGCTGGATACGGCAATCGGTCGTGGCTACTCACTCCTCTCTCCAATCCACATGGTACTGCCGGAAGGAGGTATCAGAAGGCTCACAAAAAGACCAGAGTTGTTATAGAACAAACTTTTGGTGTTCTTAAAAGCCGCTTTAGGTGCCTAGACCGCGGCAAGGGCCTGCTTCTCTATTCTCCTGCCAAAGTTTGCAGTATAGTAGTTGCATGCAGCATTCTGCACAACATCTGTATTGCAAAAAAACTGGAGATGGAGATTGATCCATTGGTTCCTTTGGATATGAACCTCAGTTCAGCAGTATTTGATGTGGTTGATTTGGGGAGTGATACCAGGCAGGATGTGATCGCGGGCTTCTTTAGTTCTTGTAAGTGTAATCTCCTCTGA